A window from Luteolibacter flavescens encodes these proteins:
- the rplI gene encoding 50S ribosomal protein L9, which translates to MANAQVILKEKIEGLGAEADVVKVRAGYARNFLIPQGKAYEATRANLRHVENLKAARAQREATELEEAKELGNKIAKLRPKFTLELGQGGKAFGSVTSLDIHKELEAAGIQLDRHAIELEKPIKKSGKSDVVVRVHPDVSVILTINVEANGEEEEEG; encoded by the coding sequence ATGGCCAACGCTCAAGTCATTCTCAAAGAAAAAATCGAAGGTCTCGGTGCCGAGGCCGATGTCGTCAAGGTCCGTGCCGGTTACGCCCGTAACTTCCTGATCCCACAGGGCAAGGCCTACGAAGCGACCCGCGCGAACCTCCGCCACGTCGAGAACCTCAAGGCCGCCCGCGCCCAGCGCGAAGCCACCGAGCTCGAAGAAGCGAAGGAACTCGGCAACAAGATCGCCAAGCTCCGTCCGAAGTTCACGCTCGAACTCGGCCAGGGTGGCAAGGCTTTCGGCTCCGTCACCTCGCTCGACATCCACAAGGAACTCGAAGCCGCAGGCATCCAGCTCGACCGCCACGCGATCGAACTCGAGAAGCCGATCAAGAAGTCCGGCAAGAGCGACGTGGTCGTCCGCGTCCACCCGGACGTCAGCGTCATCCTCACCATCAACGTCGAAGCAAACGGCGAAGAGGAAGAGGAAGGCTGA